One Leclercia pneumoniae genomic region harbors:
- the dapA gene encoding 4-hydroxy-tetrahydrodipicolinate synthase yields MFTGSIVAIVTPMDEKGNVCRSSLKKLIDYHVASGTSAIVSVGTTGESATLSHDEHGDVVLMTLELADGRIPVIAGTGANATAEAISLTQRFNDSGVVGCLTVTPYYNRPTQEGLFQHFKAIAEHTDLPQILYNVPSRTGCDMLPETVGRLAKVKNIIAIKEATGNLSRVHQIKELVSDDFILLSGDDATALDFMQLGGHGVISVTSNIAARDMAEMCKLAAAGHFQEARLINQRLMPLHNKLFVEPNPIPVKWACKELGLVATDTLRLPMTPITDHGREVVTGALKHAGLL; encoded by the coding sequence ATGTTCACGGGAAGTATTGTCGCGATTGTTACACCGATGGATGAAAAAGGTAATGTCTGCCGGTCAAGCCTGAAGAAACTGATTGATTATCATGTCGCCAGCGGAACCTCGGCGATTGTATCGGTAGGGACTACCGGTGAATCTGCCACGCTGAGCCACGATGAGCATGGCGATGTCGTATTGATGACCCTTGAACTGGCTGACGGCCGCATCCCGGTCATTGCCGGAACTGGCGCCAATGCTACTGCTGAGGCTATCAGCCTGACGCAGCGTTTTAACGACAGCGGCGTTGTGGGTTGCCTGACGGTAACGCCATACTACAACCGTCCTACCCAGGAAGGTCTGTTCCAGCACTTCAAAGCTATCGCCGAACATACTGACTTGCCGCAAATCCTGTATAATGTGCCGTCGCGTACTGGCTGCGATATGCTGCCAGAAACCGTGGGCCGTCTCGCCAAAGTAAAAAATATTATTGCGATTAAAGAGGCGACCGGGAACTTAAGCCGTGTTCACCAGATCAAAGAGCTGGTTTCAGACGACTTCATCCTGCTCAGCGGGGATGATGCCACTGCGCTGGACTTTATGCAGCTCGGTGGTCATGGGGTCATTTCCGTGACCTCAAACATCGCGGCCCGTGATATGGCTGAAATGTGCAAACTGGCTGCCGCAGGGCATTTCCAGGAAGCACGGTTGATCAACCAGCGTCTGATGCCGCTGCACAATAAATTATTTGTCGAACCCAATCCGATCCCAGTGAAATGGGCATGTAAGGAGTTGGGACTTGTAGCAACCGACACGCTGCGTCTGCCGATGACCCCCATCACCGACCATGGTCGTGAAGTGGTTACCGGCGCGTTGAAGCATGCTGGTTTGCTGTAA
- a CDS encoding glycine cleavage system transcriptional repressor, whose translation MTTPSQHYLVITALGADRPGIVNTITRHVSSCGCNIEDSRLAMLGEEFTFIMLLSGSWNAINLIESTLPMKGAELDLLIVMKRTTARPIPAMPATVWVQVEVNDSPHLIERFTALFDSHQMNVAELVSRTQPGNDENAPRLFIQITAHSPASHDASNIEQAFKALCTELNAQGSINVVNYSQHEQDGVE comes from the coding sequence TTGACAACCCCATCACAACATTACCTGGTTATCACTGCGCTGGGTGCCGACAGGCCTGGTATTGTGAACACCATCACCCGTCACGTCAGTAGCTGCGGCTGTAACATTGAAGATAGCCGGCTGGCGATGCTGGGCGAAGAGTTCACGTTTATTATGCTGCTTTCCGGGTCATGGAACGCCATTAACTTAATTGAGTCGACGCTGCCGATGAAAGGGGCTGAGCTGGACCTGCTCATCGTCATGAAGCGCACCACTGCACGCCCTATTCCGGCCATGCCCGCAACCGTCTGGGTGCAGGTCGAGGTGAATGACTCACCGCATCTAATCGAACGTTTCACTGCGCTGTTCGACAGCCATCAAATGAACGTCGCAGAGCTGGTTTCTCGCACGCAGCCCGGAAATGATGAGAATGCCCCACGGCTGTTCATTCAGATTACCGCTCATAGCCCCGCCTCGCACGATGCGTCAAATATCGAGCAAGCGTTCAAAGCCCTATGTACAGAATTGAATGCGCAAGGCAGTATAAACGTCGTCAACTATTCACAGCATGAACAGGATGGAGTTGAGTAA
- the bcp gene encoding thioredoxin-dependent thiol peroxidase, with the protein MNPLKAGDIAPKFSLPDQDGEQVNLADFQGQRVLVYFYPKAMTPGCTVQACGLRDNMDGLKNAGVDVLGISTDKPEKLSRFAEKELLNFTLLSDEDHKVCESFGVWGEKSFMGKTYDGIHRISFLIDANGKVEHVFDDFKTSNHHDVVLNWLKENA; encoded by the coding sequence ATGAATCCACTGAAAGCCGGTGACATCGCACCGAAATTTAGCTTGCCCGATCAAGACGGTGAGCAAGTAAATTTGGCCGACTTCCAGGGACAGCGTGTTCTGGTCTATTTCTACCCGAAAGCCATGACGCCAGGCTGTACCGTACAAGCGTGCGGTTTACGCGATAACATGGACGGTTTGAAAAATGCAGGCGTTGACGTGCTGGGTATCAGCACTGACAAGCCTGAAAAGCTCTCTCGCTTCGCCGAAAAAGAGCTGTTGAACTTTACGCTGCTTTCCGACGAAGACCACAAAGTTTGCGAAAGCTTTGGCGTCTGGGGTGAGAAATCCTTTATGGGGAAAACCTATGACGGCATCCACCGTATCAGTTTCCTGATTGACGCCAACGGCAAAGTCGAACATGTGTTTGACGATTTTAAAACCAGCAATCACCATGACGTGGTGCTTAACTGGCTAAAAGAGAACGCCTGA
- a CDS encoding AI-2E family transporter: protein MLELLMQWYRRRFSDPEAIALLVILVAGFGILFFFSGLLAPLLVAIVLAYLLEWPTVRLEHIGCSRRWASTIVLVLFVGILLLMSFVVLPIAWQQGIYLIRDMPGMLSKLSDFAATLPRRYPALMDAGIIDAMAENVRTRIMTMGDTVVKFSLASLVGLLTLAVYLVLVPLMVFFLVKDKEQMLNAVRRVLPRNRGLAGQVWQEMNQQITNYIRGKVLEMIVVGVATWIGFVIFGLNYSLLLAVLVGFSVLIPYIGAFVVTIPVVGVALFQFGLDTEFWSCFAVYLIIQGLDGNLLVPVLFSEAVNLHPLVIILSVVIFGGLWGFWGVFFAIPLATLIKAVVHAWPDVPAVEE, encoded by the coding sequence ATGCTTGAGTTATTGATGCAGTGGTATCGCCGGCGTTTTAGCGATCCGGAAGCCATTGCTTTGTTGGTTATTCTTGTTGCCGGATTTGGCATTCTCTTCTTCTTTAGCGGACTTTTAGCACCGCTGCTGGTCGCCATCGTTCTGGCCTATCTTCTGGAGTGGCCTACCGTTCGCCTGGAACATATCGGCTGCTCTCGCCGCTGGGCAAGCACCATCGTGCTGGTGCTCTTTGTCGGAATCTTACTGCTGATGTCCTTTGTGGTTCTGCCCATTGCCTGGCAGCAGGGCATCTACCTGATACGTGATATGCCCGGTATGCTCAGCAAGCTCTCCGATTTTGCCGCTACCTTGCCGCGCCGCTATCCGGCGCTGATGGACGCGGGCATCATTGATGCCATGGCGGAAAATGTGCGTACCCGCATCATGACGATGGGGGATACGGTAGTGAAATTTTCCCTCGCCTCGCTGGTCGGGCTGCTGACGCTGGCGGTTTATCTGGTTCTGGTGCCGCTGATGGTCTTCTTCCTGGTGAAGGATAAAGAGCAGATGCTCAACGCGGTACGCCGCGTACTGCCGCGGAACCGCGGGCTGGCAGGGCAGGTATGGCAAGAGATGAATCAGCAAATCACGAACTACATTCGCGGCAAAGTGCTGGAGATGATTGTAGTGGGTGTGGCGACCTGGATTGGCTTCGTCATCTTTGGGCTCAACTATTCGTTGCTACTGGCAGTGCTGGTCGGCTTCTCGGTGCTGATCCCCTACATCGGGGCATTTGTGGTGACGATTCCGGTGGTCGGGGTCGCGCTATTCCAGTTTGGCCTGGATACTGAGTTCTGGAGCTGCTTCGCGGTGTACCTGATTATCCAGGGGCTGGATGGCAATCTGCTGGTCCCGGTGCTCTTCTCTGAAGCGGTGAACCTGCATCCGCTGGTGATTATTCTGTCGGTGGTGATTTTTGGCGGGCTATGGGGATTCTGGGGGGTGTTCTTTGCGATTCCACTGGCGACGCTCATCAAGGCCGTGGTGCACGCATGGCCAGATGTTCCTGCGGTAGAAGAGTAG
- the bepA gene encoding tetratricopeptide repeat protein, giving the protein MFRQLKKTLVATLIAALTVGQMTPAFADSADSLPDMGTSAGSTLSIGQEMQMGDFYVRQLRGSAPLINDPLLVQYINSLGMRLVSHADSVKTPFHFFLINNDEINAFAFFGGNVVLHSALFRYADNESQLASVMAHEISHVTQRHLARAMEDQKRSAPLTWVGALGSILLAMASPQAGMAALTGTLAGTRQGMISFTQQNEQEADRIGIQVLQRSGFDPQAMPTFLEKLLDQARYSSRPPEILLTHPLPESRLSDARNRANQMRSVVVQSSEDFYMAKVRTLGMYNSGRNQLTSDLLDSWAKGNVREQRAAQYGRALQAMEASNYDEARKNLQPLLTAEPGNAWYLDLATDIDLGQKRATEAINRLKGARDLRNNPVLQLNLANAYLQGGQPQEAVTILNRYTFSYKDDPNGWDLLAQAEAALNHRDQELAARAEGYALAGRLDQAISLLSSASSQAKLGSLQQARYDARIDQLRQLQQRYRPYEKM; this is encoded by the coding sequence ATGTTCAGGCAGTTGAAAAAAACGCTGGTTGCAACGCTTATCGCTGCTCTGACCGTGGGTCAGATGACGCCAGCCTTTGCCGATTCGGCCGATTCATTGCCGGATATGGGCACCTCAGCAGGAAGCACGCTCTCCATTGGCCAGGAGATGCAGATGGGCGATTTTTATGTCCGCCAGCTTCGTGGCAGCGCGCCGTTGATCAACGATCCCCTGCTGGTGCAGTACATTAACTCACTGGGCATGCGGCTGGTCTCCCATGCAGATTCAGTGAAGACGCCGTTCCACTTCTTTTTGATCAACAACGACGAGATCAACGCCTTCGCCTTCTTTGGCGGTAACGTGGTGTTGCACTCGGCGCTGTTCCGCTATGCCGATAACGAAAGCCAGCTGGCGTCGGTGATGGCGCACGAAATTTCCCACGTTACCCAGCGTCACCTGGCTCGGGCCATGGAAGATCAAAAACGTAGCGCCCCGCTGACCTGGGTTGGTGCGCTGGGTTCGATTCTGCTGGCAATGGCAAGCCCCCAGGCCGGTATGGCCGCCCTGACGGGTACGCTGGCGGGCACCCGCCAGGGGATGATCAGCTTTACCCAGCAAAACGAACAGGAAGCCGACCGTATCGGTATCCAGGTATTGCAACGCTCTGGCTTTGATCCGCAGGCTATGCCCACCTTCCTTGAAAAATTGCTCGACCAGGCGCGTTACTCCTCCCGTCCGCCGGAAATCTTGCTGACTCACCCCCTGCCTGAGAGCCGCCTTTCTGATGCCCGTAACCGTGCCAATCAGATGCGTTCGGTGGTGGTGCAGTCTTCAGAAGATTTTTACATGGCGAAGGTGAGAACGCTCGGGATGTATAACTCTGGTCGTAATCAGTTAACCAGCGATCTGCTCGACAGCTGGGCTAAAGGGAATGTGCGCGAACAGCGCGCGGCGCAGTATGGCCGGGCCCTGCAGGCGATGGAGGCGAGTAATTACGATGAGGCACGCAAGAATCTGCAGCCTTTGCTGACGGCTGAACCGGGCAATGCCTGGTATCTCGACCTCGCCACAGACATTGATTTGGGCCAGAAACGCGCCACAGAGGCGATTAATCGCCTGAAGGGCGCACGCGATCTGCGCAACAATCCGGTGCTGCAACTCAACCTGGCGAATGCTTACTTACAGGGTGGTCAGCCGCAGGAGGCTGTGACCATCCTCAATCGCTATACCTTCAGCTATAAAGACGACCCCAACGGCTGGGATCTGCTGGCGCAGGCCGAAGCCGCGCTGAACCATCGCGATCAGGAGCTGGCCGCGCGCGCCGAGGGTTATGCCCTTGCCGGACGACTGGATCAGGCTATCTCGTTGCTGAGCAGCGCCAGCTCGCAGGCGAAGCTGGGGAGCCTGCAGCAGGCGCGCTACGATGCCCGTATCGATCAGCTGCGACAGTTACAACAGCGCTACCGCCCGTATGAAAAGATGTAA
- the arsC gene encoding arsenate reductase (glutaredoxin) (This arsenate reductase requires both glutathione and glutaredoxin to convert arsenate to arsenite, after which the efflux transporter formed by ArsA and ArsB can extrude the arsenite from the cell, providing resistance.): MTNAVKIYHNPRCSKSRETLSLLQSNGIEPDVVLYLETPPDADTIKALLQMLGMGSARELMRQKEELYKSLNLADSHLSEAALIQAMVENPKLIERPIVVANGKARIGRPPEQVLDIVK, encoded by the coding sequence ATGACTAACGCGGTAAAGATCTACCATAACCCTCGCTGCTCCAAGAGCCGCGAAACGTTAAGCTTGCTGCAATCGAACGGTATTGAACCAGACGTGGTTCTTTATCTTGAGACGCCGCCGGATGCCGACACGATCAAGGCGCTGCTGCAAATGTTGGGAATGGGTAGCGCACGTGAACTGATGCGCCAGAAAGAGGAGCTCTATAAATCGCTCAACCTGGCTGACAGCCACCTGAGCGAAGCCGCGCTAATCCAGGCGATGGTAGAGAACCCGAAACTGATTGAGCGGCCGATTGTGGTCGCGAACGGCAAAGCGCGTATCGGACGCCCGCCGGAACAGGTACTGGATATCGTCAAGTAA
- a CDS encoding DnaA inactivator Hda, which yields MNAPAQLSLPLYLPDDETFASFWPGDNPSLLAALQNVLRQEHSGYIYIWSREGAGRSHLLHAACAELSQRGDAVGYVPLDKRTWFVPEVLDGMEQLSLVCIDNIECVAGDELWEMAIFNLYNRILESGNTRLLITGDRPPRQLNLGLADLASRLDWGQIYKLQPLSDEDKLQALQLRARLRGFELPEDVGRFLLKRLDREMRTLFVTLDKLDHASITAQRKLTIPFVKDILAL from the coding sequence CTGAACGCACCGGCACAGCTCTCTTTGCCACTTTATTTACCCGACGACGAAACGTTTGCCAGTTTCTGGCCGGGTGATAACCCCTCTTTACTGGCTGCACTGCAAAACGTGCTGCGCCAGGAGCATAGCGGTTACATCTATATCTGGTCGCGCGAAGGTGCGGGCCGCAGCCATTTACTGCACGCAGCCTGTGCTGAGCTCTCTCAGCGTGGTGACGCCGTGGGTTACGTTCCGCTCGATAAACGCACCTGGTTTGTACCCGAAGTGCTTGACGGTATGGAGCAGCTTTCCCTGGTCTGTATCGACAATATTGAGTGCGTGGCGGGTGATGAACTCTGGGAGATGGCGATCTTTAATCTCTACAACCGCATCCTTGAATCCGGTAACACCCGGCTGTTGATCACCGGCGATCGTCCTCCGCGCCAGTTGAACCTGGGGCTGGCGGATCTCGCGTCGCGACTGGACTGGGGACAGATCTATAAGCTGCAACCGCTGTCAGACGAAGACAAACTACAGGCTTTGCAACTGCGGGCGCGGCTGAGAGGTTTTGAACTGCCGGAAGATGTGGGGCGCTTCTTGCTGAAGCGGCTGGATCGTGAAATGCGCACGCTGTTTGTCACGCTCGACAAGCTGGACCATGCCTCTATTACCGCCCAGCGAAAGCTGACTATTCCTTTCGTAAAAGATATTCTGGCGCTCTGA
- the uraA gene encoding uracil permease, which translates to MTRRAIGVSERPPLLQTIPLSLQHLFAMFGATVLVPILFHINPATVLLFNGVGTLLYLFICKGKIPAYLGSSFAFISPVLLLLPLGYEVALGGFIMCGVLFCLVSFIVKKAGTGWLDVMFPPAAMGAIVAVIGLELAGVAANMAGLLPAEGQSPDSKTIIISLVTLGVTVFGSVLFRGFMAIIPILIGVLAGYALSFAMGVVDTTPIAQAHWFALPTFYTPRFEWFAIFTILPAALVVIAEHVGHLVVTANIVKRDLIRDPGLHRSMFANGLSTMISGFFGSTPNTTYGENIGVMAITRVYSTWVIGGAAIIAILLSCVGKLAAAIQIIPVPVMGGVSLLLYGVIGASGIRVLIESKVDYSKAQNLILTSVILIIGVSGAKVHIGAAELKGMALATIVGIALSLIFKAISVLRPEEVVLDAEESEKSAH; encoded by the coding sequence ATGACGCGCCGTGCTATCGGGGTGAGTGAAAGACCGCCGCTTTTACAGACGATCCCGCTTAGTTTGCAGCACCTGTTTGCCATGTTTGGCGCAACCGTGCTGGTGCCCATCCTGTTCCACATTAACCCGGCTACCGTGCTGCTGTTTAACGGTGTCGGCACCTTGCTTTACCTCTTCATCTGTAAAGGTAAAATCCCGGCTTACCTGGGTTCCAGCTTTGCATTTATCTCTCCGGTGCTGCTGTTGCTGCCGCTGGGTTATGAAGTGGCGCTGGGCGGCTTTATCATGTGTGGCGTGCTGTTCTGTCTGGTCTCTTTCATTGTGAAGAAAGCCGGTACCGGCTGGCTGGACGTCATGTTCCCGCCTGCGGCGATGGGGGCGATCGTGGCCGTCATCGGTCTGGAATTGGCAGGCGTGGCGGCCAATATGGCGGGATTACTCCCTGCTGAGGGACAATCGCCGGATTCTAAAACCATTATCATCTCGCTGGTCACGCTGGGTGTAACGGTATTTGGTTCCGTGCTGTTCCGTGGCTTTATGGCCATTATCCCGATTTTGATCGGCGTGCTGGCGGGTTATGCGCTCTCCTTCGCAATGGGCGTTGTGGATACCACCCCTATTGCCCAGGCGCACTGGTTCGCTCTACCAACCTTCTATACTCCGCGCTTCGAGTGGTTCGCTATCTTCACCATCCTGCCTGCTGCGCTGGTGGTGATTGCGGAGCACGTCGGCCACCTGGTGGTCACGGCGAATATCGTTAAGCGCGATCTTATCCGCGACCCTGGCCTGCATCGCTCAATGTTTGCGAACGGCCTGTCGACCATGATTTCCGGATTCTTCGGCTCCACGCCAAACACCACCTACGGTGAGAATATCGGCGTTATGGCGATCACCCGCGTCTACAGCACCTGGGTAATTGGCGGCGCGGCCATCATCGCCATTCTGCTTTCATGCGTGGGTAAGCTGGCTGCGGCGATTCAGATTATCCCGGTTCCGGTAATGGGCGGCGTGTCGCTGCTGCTGTACGGCGTGATTGGCGCATCCGGTATCCGCGTCCTGATCGAATCCAAGGTCGATTACAGCAAAGCGCAAAACCTGATCCTGACCTCCGTGATTTTGATCATCGGCGTGAGCGGCGCGAAGGTACACATCGGCGCCGCAGAGCTGAAAGGGATGGCGCTGGCCACGATTGTCGGCATCGCCCTGAGCCTGATCTTCAAAGCGATCTCGGTTCTGCGTCCGGAAGAGGTAGTTCTGGATGCGGAAGAGAGCGAAAAATCCGCACATTGA
- the upp gene encoding uracil phosphoribosyltransferase — translation MKIVEVKHPLVKHKLGLMREHDISTKRFRELASEVGSLLTYEATSDLETEKVTIEGWNGPVQVEQIKGKKITVVPILRAGLGMMEGVLEHVPSARISVVGIYRDEETLEPVPYFQKLVSNIDERMALVVDPMLATGGSMIATIDLLKKAGCSSIKVLVLVAAPEGIAALEKAHPDVELYTASVDQGLNEHGYIIPGLGDAGDKIFGTK, via the coding sequence ATGAAGATTGTTGAAGTGAAACACCCGCTGGTAAAACACAAGCTGGGCCTGATGCGTGAGCATGACATCAGCACGAAACGTTTTCGCGAACTGGCCTCTGAAGTGGGCAGCTTACTGACATACGAAGCGACCTCCGATCTCGAAACCGAAAAAGTGACCATCGAAGGCTGGAACGGCCCGGTGCAGGTTGAGCAGATCAAAGGTAAAAAAATTACCGTTGTGCCGATCCTGCGCGCAGGTCTGGGCATGATGGAAGGCGTTCTGGAGCACGTACCCAGCGCACGTATTAGCGTAGTGGGTATCTACCGTGACGAAGAGACCCTGGAGCCCGTGCCGTACTTCCAGAAGCTGGTTTCCAACATCGACGAGCGTATGGCACTGGTCGTTGACCCGATGCTGGCGACCGGCGGTTCGATGATCGCCACTATCGACCTGCTGAAAAAAGCGGGCTGCAGCAGCATTAAAGTGCTGGTTCTGGTGGCGGCACCGGAAGGTATCGCGGCACTGGAAAAAGCGCACCCGGACGTCGAGCTCTATACCGCGTCCGTTGATCAGGGGCTGAACGAGCACGGGTACATTATCCCGGGGCTTGGCGATGCCGGCGACAAGATTTTTGGTACTAAGTAA
- a CDS encoding 6-phospho-beta-glucosidase: protein MSGFKEGFLWGGAVAAHQLEGGWQEGGKGVSVADVMTAGAHGVPREITDGVLPGKNYPNHEAIDFYHRYKDDIQLFAELGFKCFRTSIAWTRIFPKGDEQTPNEAGLQFYDDLFDECLKHGIEPVITLSHFEMPYHLVSEYGGWRNRKLIEFFVRFARVVFERYQHKVKYWMTFNEINNQANFHEDFAPFTNSGLKYQPGEEREPVMFQAAHYELVASALAVKAGREINPALQIGCMIAMCPIYPFSCAPNDMMMAMNAMHRRYWFTDVHVRGAYPQHLLNYFERRGFALDITDEDIAALKQGCVDYIGFSYYMSFATKATPDNPQLDYDESKSLVSNPYVQKSDWGWQIDPVGLRYSLNWFWDHYQLPLFIVENGFGAIDVQESDGTVNDQYRIDYLSAHISEMKKAVIEDGVDLMGYTPWGCIDLVSAGTGEMKKRYGFIFVDKDNEGNGTLNRSKKKSFDWYKQVIASNGANIE from the coding sequence ATGTCAGGATTTAAAGAGGGTTTTCTGTGGGGCGGCGCGGTTGCGGCGCATCAACTTGAAGGCGGCTGGCAGGAGGGTGGCAAAGGCGTAAGCGTGGCAGATGTTATGACCGCCGGCGCGCATGGCGTTCCGCGTGAGATCACCGACGGCGTGCTGCCGGGCAAAAATTACCCTAACCACGAAGCCATCGATTTTTATCATCGCTATAAAGACGATATTCAGCTCTTCGCCGAACTGGGCTTTAAGTGTTTCCGCACCTCTATCGCCTGGACGCGTATTTTCCCGAAAGGGGATGAGCAGACCCCGAATGAGGCCGGTCTGCAGTTTTATGACGATCTGTTTGATGAGTGCCTTAAGCACGGCATCGAACCGGTTATTACCCTCTCACATTTTGAAATGCCGTATCACCTGGTTAGCGAATATGGCGGCTGGCGCAACCGTAAGCTGATTGAGTTCTTCGTACGCTTTGCCCGCGTCGTGTTCGAGCGTTATCAACATAAAGTGAAGTACTGGATGACCTTCAACGAGATCAACAACCAGGCTAACTTCCATGAAGACTTCGCCCCCTTTACTAACTCCGGCCTGAAATATCAGCCGGGAGAAGAGCGAGAGCCCGTGATGTTCCAGGCCGCGCACTATGAGCTGGTGGCCAGCGCGCTGGCGGTGAAAGCAGGGCGGGAGATAAACCCGGCGCTGCAGATTGGCTGCATGATTGCCATGTGCCCGATCTATCCGTTCTCCTGCGCGCCAAACGACATGATGATGGCGATGAATGCGATGCACCGTCGCTACTGGTTTACCGATGTACATGTGCGCGGCGCCTATCCGCAACATCTGCTCAACTACTTCGAGCGCCGCGGCTTCGCGCTGGATATCACCGACGAGGATATCGCTGCGCTGAAGCAGGGCTGTGTGGATTACATCGGCTTCAGCTATTACATGTCGTTTGCCACTAAAGCGACCCCCGACAACCCGCAGCTGGATTACGATGAGAGCAAGAGCCTGGTCTCCAACCCTTACGTGCAAAAATCGGACTGGGGCTGGCAGATTGACCCGGTGGGACTGCGTTACTCCCTGAACTGGTTCTGGGATCACTATCAGTTACCGCTATTTATTGTTGAAAACGGCTTCGGGGCTATCGACGTGCAGGAAAGTGACGGCACGGTCAACGATCAGTACCGCATTGATTATCTCTCTGCCCACATTAGCGAAATGAAAAAAGCGGTCATTGAGGATGGCGTGGATCTGATGGGCTATACCCCATGGGGTTGTATCGATCTGGTCTCCGCTGGCACCGGTGAGATGAAAAAACGCTACGGCTTTATCTTTGTAGATAAAGATAACGAAGGCAATGGCACCCTGAATCGCAGTAAGAAAAAGTCGTTTGACTGGTATAAGCAGGTAATTGCCAGCAACGGCGCTAATATTGAATAA
- the purM gene encoding phosphoribosylformylglycinamidine cyclo-ligase, producing MTNKTSLSYKDAGVDIDAGNALVDRIKGVVKKTRRPEVMGGLGGFGALCALPQKYREPVLVSGTDGVGTKLRLAMDLKRHDTIGIDLVAMCVNDLVVQGAEPLFFLDYYATGKLDVDTAASVISGIAEGCLQSGCALVGGETAEMPGMYHGEDYDVAGFCVGVVEKSEIIDGSKVADGDVLIALGSSGPHSNGYSLVRKIIEVSGCDPETTDLEGKPLADHLLAPTRIYVKNILELIENVDVHAIAHLTGGGFWENIPRVLPDNTQAVIDESSWQWPAVFNWLQEAGNVSDHEMYRTFNCGVGMLIALPAAEADKAVSLMQAKGENAWKIGIIKASDSEERVVIA from the coding sequence GTGACCAACAAAACTTCTCTCAGCTACAAAGATGCCGGTGTTGATATTGACGCAGGTAATGCGCTGGTTGACCGAATCAAAGGTGTGGTGAAAAAGACCCGCCGCCCTGAAGTGATGGGTGGTCTGGGTGGATTCGGCGCACTGTGCGCACTGCCACAAAAATATCGTGAACCGGTACTGGTCTCTGGCACCGACGGCGTAGGCACCAAATTGCGTCTGGCAATGGATCTGAAACGCCACGACACTATCGGTATCGACCTGGTCGCTATGTGCGTTAACGATCTCGTCGTCCAGGGCGCTGAGCCGCTCTTCTTCCTCGACTACTATGCGACCGGAAAACTGGATGTCGACACCGCAGCAAGCGTCATCAGCGGCATCGCTGAAGGCTGTCTGCAGTCTGGCTGTGCGCTGGTGGGCGGTGAAACCGCAGAGATGCCGGGCATGTATCACGGTGAAGATTACGACGTGGCCGGTTTTTGCGTAGGCGTGGTAGAAAAATCAGAAATTATCGACGGTAGCAAAGTTGCAGATGGCGATGTGCTGATCGCGCTGGGCTCCAGCGGCCCACACTCAAATGGCTATTCACTGGTGCGCAAAATCATTGAAGTGAGCGGCTGTGATCCTGAAACAACCGATCTGGAAGGTAAACCGCTGGCCGACCATCTGCTGGCACCGACCCGTATCTACGTGAAAAACATTCTTGAGCTGATCGAGAATGTCGATGTCCATGCTATCGCTCACCTGACCGGCGGCGGCTTCTGGGAAAACATCCCGCGCGTTCTGCCTGACAACACCCAGGCCGTGATCGACGAATCCTCCTGGCAGTGGCCGGCTGTCTTCAACTGGCTGCAGGAAGCCGGTAACGTCAGCGATCATGAGATGTATCGTACCTTCAACTGCGGCGTAGGCATGCTCATTGCCCTGCCGGCAGCCGAAGCCGATAAAGCCGTGAGCCTGATGCAGGCCAAAGGTGAAAACGCCTGGAAAATCGGTATCATCAAAGCCTCTGATTCCGAAGAGCGTGTGGTTATTGCATGA